In Cryptomeria japonica chromosome 10, Sugi_1.0, whole genome shotgun sequence, a genomic segment contains:
- the LOC131041782 gene encoding short-chain dehydrogenase reductase 2a-like, whose amino-acid sequence MACTQRRLEGKVAIITGGASGIGEACVRLFTKHGAKVIIADISDEAGEKLAQALPPWATFIHCDVSKESDVSAAVDLAMQKHGQLDIMFNNAGIADAQKGTVAEYDCKQFEIVMNVNAKGVLHGMKHAGRVMIPAQKGCIISTASVAAVLGGGMSYAYTAAKHSVVGLSKSGAAELGKFGIRVNCVSPSIIATHMAVKLMEENGSSREGKGRAMVEEWANSVGNLKGVTLKEEDIAEAALYLASDEARYVSGLNLVVDGGFTVVG is encoded by the exons ATGGCTTGTACACAGAGAAG ATTGGAAGGCAAAGTGGCAATAATCACAGGCGGAGCGTCAGGCATTGGGGAAGCCTGTGTCCGCCTCTTCACAAAACACGGAGCCAAAGTGATAATCGCCGACATTTCAGACGAAGCAGGGGAAAAACTGGCACAAGCTCTGCCTCCATGGGCAACCTTCATCCACTGCGATGTGAGCAAAGAGTCAGACGTTAGTGCTGCCGTAGATTTGGCCATGCAAAAACACGGGCAACTAGACATCATGTTCAACAATGCCGGCATAGCAGATGCCCAGAAAGGGACCGTTGCAGAGTACGATTGCAAACAATTCGAGATTGTTATGAACGTAAATGCAAAGGGAGTTTTGCATGGCATGAAGCATGCAGGCCGAGTGATGATCCCAGCTCAAAAGGGCTGCATAATTTCCACAGCCAGCGTTGCAGCGGTTTTGGGCGGCGGCATGTCTTATGCTTACACTGCCGCTAAACATTCTGTTGTTGGGTTGTCCAAAAGTGGTGCTGCTGAGCTGGGGAAGTTTGGAATCAGAGTGAATTGTGTGTCACCTTCTATCATTGCCACTCATATGGCAGTCAAGCTTATGGAAGAGAATGGTTCTTCACGGGAGGGGAAGGGCAGGGCCATGGTGGAAGAGTGGGCTAACAGTGTTGGGAACTTAAAGGGGGTTACTCTTAAAGAGGAAGATATTGCAGAGGCTGCTCTGTATTTGGCCAGTGATGAAGCAAGGTATGTGAGTGGTCTTAATCTTGTTGTGGATGGTGGATTCACTGTTGTAGGCTGA